The following is a genomic window from Mustela erminea isolate mMusErm1 chromosome 14, mMusErm1.Pri, whole genome shotgun sequence.
CAAAAACAAtcaattagaaagagaaaaagaaaccaaatactatatttttttcacaCCCCTAAAACATACGCCCTTTGtataaattaaaatggtaaaCACATATACAATATAGACtcatgaattaaattaaaaatccttaagtttaagcactaaaaaaaaataaaaataaatacaagtaaaaaataaaagtaaacaatatTGCAAACAAAAATAACGGATGACCCTATCAGGTTAATCCTCGTGCACAGCCCTGGACTAACAGTAACAAGTACATTAAAATGAACACTGAGGTCACTCGATGTACATAAGATGATGCCCTCAAATGACATTAAATCCTTGCCTTGAACTCTGGGGGGTTTACGCTTTGCCATAAATACGTAATAAATATCTGTAGCACATCCTACAGGTTGAGCACTTATCTCTCTCCATTGGAAAGTCTTTCTCCAGAGTCACACTGTGTCAGGGCCGTCccgggggatggggaggggggattCTGCAGCAGGTCCATCAACACAGCCATCTTCCTGTCCACGTGCTCCTGGAGTTGACGTATTCGCTGATCCATGGCGTCCACAAGCTTCTTTTCCAGCAGTTCCATATTTTTAGTAAGAATCTTTTCCAAGTAGGAGCACATGGGTTGCTCTCCcgttctaaaaataaattaaaaaaccagtGTAACAATTAGCCCTGATATCCTAACAGAAACAAACCATACGAAATGCGCCCCCAAAGTACAATGCGGAAATCTGTCTCCGCAACGCTGCCGTCTGGGTACGAGGGGTTTCCGGTGCCAACATCCATCTACAAGGGGCAATGACAGCCCTAAGCGCCCAAAGCGGGCCGCATGTCCGATTCTTTCCACATGTCAGCACACAAGTGAAACGAGGGCACGGCGGCGAGAGGGCGTGTCCCCCTCACAGAACATGTCTCTACAAAGGGTCTTGGATTTTGAGCCCCAAATCAAAACTGATCTGCCTCAATGTTTCTTAAGGTCTCCACGTATGTCTTCCAAGAACTTCCCCAAGCAAACCCACAATTTCAAGGTTTGTTTCTTGTCACCCGCACAACCTCACTAAACACTGGAAGGTTCTCTTCTAACCTAATATGAAAACATGTAAAAACGAACGTAACTGGAATGGGCAGACAGAAATAACAAACTgagaaggggagcctggggggctcagtctgttaagggtctgaCCTCAGCTGGAGTCAGGAACTCAGGGTCCCTGCTCTAGGGACGTGATAGGCTGGGGCAGAGggtaggagggaaggggaagtctgactctccctctgccacccccactcACGcggtctcaaatgaataaataaattcttaaacaacaataacaacagtaaAAGCGGTCCAGTTTCTCAGGTTCACAACCAATGCACACCAGGGCAGTGAACCTCAGGCCGCGGCCCACAACACCCCGGGGACCCGTGACTTGTTCAGCTTCCACCAAGTAGCAAGCGCTCTTACACGACGACCAAGATGATGTCTGAACCCTTCACCCCCAGATCCTCAGGAACATACGGTGACATTTCCCAGAGGCTACCCGAGGTGTGATGTCACCGCTCGGGTGAGCAACAGAAGCTGTGATCGAGTGTTCTTCAGTGTCTTAGACTGTCCAAGGCCAGTCAATTTAGGGTCTAAATAGTGTCTTCAGCATGATCCCCGTTTGTTCTCAGCACTTCTGCGCTCTCATCGGCTACTGAAGCCACATGCTGGCGGGCAACACAGATGAGACCGCGAGCAGACGCTAACATCGATTCTACATATCACCTAACACCATTCGGTGTTGTTCTTTAGAAAATACCTTCTTCATAAAAATTGTTACTAATATAATAAtgggtttgttatttttaaacaaatgaatccTCTCATATATTCTATATAAAGCTTCTTCACAGTCCTCAGTTATTTTTGAGAATGCcgagaccaaaaagtttgagaaccccACTCTAGAATATATGAGCGGTTTTTctaaaaaccattatttttttttttcaagtaactcCAGCTTCACAGGAAGTTGTAAAGATACGAGAGTTCCCCAGTACCCTTCCCCAATGGTCCCAATGGTTACATCTCACCCAACTCTGGAGAACAGCAGAAAAGGGATGCTGCGGCGGTGTGCGCGGGCGCCGTCCTCCCACACGCACACACGTTCACGTGAACATCACAACTGAGATCACAACTATTCTTTCACCACAAACATCTCCCCATTGTCACAGCCACTCCCTAACGCCCTCCAGTCCTGATGCCTGCAGCCAGCAATATGGTCTCCATCTCTACAACTCCATTTTGGGAACGTTACACAAATGCAATCTTGGTGTGTGAACTCCTGAGATTCTCTTGTCCCTCAGCATAGAATGTCCTTAGGAGCCATCCAAGTTGCTGCGTGTGTCAACAGTCCGTTCCTTTTTATTGATTAGCATCCTGTGATATGAATATACCCCAGTTTATTTAACTATTCATctagttgtttgttgttttttttttttaagattttatttatttatttgacagagagagatcgcaagtaggcagagaggcaggcagagagagagaggaggaagcaggctccctgctgagcagagagcccgatgcgggactcgattccgggactcgagatcatgacccgagccaaaggcagcggcttaacccactgagccacacaggtgccctgttCATCTAGTTTAAGACATTctggttgcttccagttttggaCCGTTACATGAAATAAAGCTGCATGAAGAACTGGGCATAGTTTCTACTGtcaacataagttttcatttctctgggataaatgccaaATACATTGCTGGCTCACACGGtgaatgtttaattttcaagAAACTGCCCAAGTATTTTTTACGGTGGCTGTAGTATTCTATACCTCTACCAGCAACGTAGAAGagatccagtttctccatatctgcaccagcatttggtattgttaccattttttgtttttaagcttcaAATAACTGTGCAATATTATCTTGTTTTGATATTCATTTCCCTAGTAGCCACGAAGTCAATGATGATCATCTTTTCACTTGCTTATTTGATATGAGCACCCTTTGTAATGCCTCCATGTCCATTGCCCATGTTctgattgaatttttttctaacGTGAATTTTGGGAGCTACAGGAATGGATGCCATTTGTTAAATTTGTGACTTGCAAATTTTGCTCCCACtttgtatctgtatttttatcctcttaaCAGGGTCTTTCacaaggcagaagctttaaattTTGATGGGATGCAATAGGTCAATGTTTCCATTATTCTGATTCTGGTGTCATCTAAGGGTCTTTTCCTAGTCTTAGGTCTCCAAATGTTATCCTACATATTGTCAgaaaagttttatagctttatgcttatttattttttttaaggattttatttttaagtaatctctatatccaacatgagtatcaaactcacaaccccaagatcaagagttgcatgctctgcaaaaaataaaaaaataaactaaaaaatataaaaattaagtttaaaaaataaaaataaaaataatttaaataaagagtTGCACACTCTGCTGATTGAGCTAGCTAGGTGCCCCTATAACTTTACGTGTTACGTTTAAGTCCATGATCTATGTTGAGCTATAGATCCTAAAAATACTGGAAATAGCTACAGGCAGCAGTTACTGAAACAAATCTATTTTCCTCCAACTAATTCTTCTATCTATGAAACCTAAACCAGATTTGTCTGAAATACTTACGCAACACCAACAACGCCTTCCCCGGCCTTAGTGATGCTTTCCTGCCACTTGGCGCTATGTCCCACGCGGAGATGGTTAACCTGACTACATAAATTCTGGAGAAAAGGCAGCAACTCAGAGTTAGGTATATTTGAGATGTCACTTGCTTTCTTCGGCAGGAAAGAAGAAACTGCATTTCTGAGGTCATTCTCCAGAAGGGAATGGTTTGGCGGCACAATGTTATAGTCTTTGAGGTGTGTAGTGTTTCCTCCACCCGGTGGCTGCGGACTTTTATTGACGCAAGTGTTTAAGTCTTCCGTCAGGGCTCCAGACGTCAGTCCGGTTCTGAAAGGGAAAGGCGTGGAGGGGGACTTGTCGGAGGCTCCCGAAGCAGCTGAGGACTGCAGGTCCGCCACTCGTCTGTAGCCAGTATTTCCCAGAACTGCCTGAAGCTGCTCTGCCACGGGAACACAGTTCTAAGCAAGGGAAAGAAATACACGTTACTATCGGTAGTGGTGACGGCTAACTTTTGGGGTAGCTACTGTGAGTCCGGCAAGGtgccttctttctctgttcctctgaaCAGCCACACGAAGTAGGCTACAAGTACTACCTGATCTTAAGCTGATGAGACCACAGCTGAGGTGAAACCAAGGCTAAAGGTAACCCGGCTATGGGAAcgcagctggtaagtggcagaactgggacaGGAACCCAGACCACCAAACTCCAGAGTCGAGacgttttttctttctttctttcttttttttaaagatttttttatttatctgacagacagagatcacaagtaggcagagaggcaggcagagaggaggaagcaggctccccgctgagcagagagccgtatacggggctcgatcccacgaccctggtatcatgacccgagccaaaggcagaggcttaacccactgagccacccaggcgcccccagagtcaAGACTTTTAATGATTTCACTGCAATTTTccctaaaggaaatattaaatattagcaTGCTTAGTAAAACTtagtaaaaaaaatactaagtaaaaCTTAGTAAAACTTAGCATTAACGTCTCCACTGTAAAGGCCTCCTTGATTTATGGCGATAAAATACAGTACTCTCAACTGAGGCACAATAATTGATAATATACTTAGCATTAAATATCATCCATCAAGTTTCCCATATAACAAGCTAACCTAAGGAAATTTTTTATAACTAGCTTATCACGGAAGATACACCAGATAAATTACATACTAGAAGTCTGATGTTTTATCAGTACATTTGCAACATCTACAACGACTAAAATGAGCCTACTTTTGGCTCCGTCTGCTTTAATGATCTGTAGGATAACAGTTATGTTTTATGGCCTCAACTGAACCGGCTATGCCGTATTAGTTCACGACAACAATCCGGCTCACTTCTGTAATGAAGTCACATGGCTTCCCACGCAGGGGCATGTTCTCGCCATGCTCCTTGCTGTACTCTTCAATTTCTCCACAACAGCAAAGCAAAGCAATTACTTCTGGCCCACTAAACGGTTACATGACAAGGCTGTATTCTTATTCGGGAACACCAGCACATCCTTACTGCTGCTCAACACCTACTGAAAGAGACTGAGGCCAGTATTATACAAGTCGGCTGAAGAGTCTCGGTATATACATGGTCTAGAACTCGAAAAAATGATTTCTGGACCAAATGACCAAAATAACCAAAactcattcagtcaacaaacatttatcagaAATCTATTCTGTGTTTCCAGCACAGGAAATATGTGCATgaacaagacaaatgaaaattactGATACGTGGAAGCAATACAGGAGCAGGGAAGAatggacagaagaaaggaaggaaggaagagaagtcgGAGGGGAGGAAGGTGCGCAGGCGATGCGGCGCGTGGATGGAGACGGTGGTGAATACTCTGGGGGAAAATAAAGGAGGCAAGGAGAATACTGAGAGCCAGGGAAGTTGGTGGGATAGCAATGGGAGGGTCTCCATGAAACTTCTTTTGCTAAACTGTACTTTGGAGGAATGCTCTTTGTAAAGAAA
Proteins encoded in this region:
- the LOC116573416 gene encoding ATPase PAAT-like isoform X2: METPAEDAGLTRRPMLASSWDAARGVLAHSLRLTRADLGARDLDREEPLTPPAAGEHKIIFYKKYLKLESSSHACKIKLLSFGEKQHVFISKIVVQLRRVSADSSTSSPALGSRIDLQRVQTLMEAMGSKLSPGAQQLMNMVKFQQQNCVPVAEQLQAVLGNTGYRRVADLQSSAASGASDKSPSTPFPFRTGLTSGALTEDLNTCVNKSPQPPGGGNTTHLKDYNIVPPNHSLLENDLRNAVSSFLPKKASDISNIPNSELLPFLQNLCSQVNHLRVGHSAKWQESITKAGEGVVGVATGEQPMCSYLEKILTKNMELLEKKLVDAMDQRIRQLQEHVDRKMAVLMDLLQNPPSPSPGTALTQCDSGERLSNGER
- the LOC116573416 gene encoding ATPase PAAT-like isoform X1, coding for METPAEDAGLTRRPMLASSWDAARGVLAHSLRLTRADLGARDLDREEPLTPPAAGREPVVLKSGPSGPGEQPCFLHLSCEPGGGEEVVAVGLLSSARNMEVYVGEEYCGTSRGKAVCGDPGDSEHKIIFYKKYLKLESSSHACKIKLLSFGEKQHVFISKIVVQLRRVSADSSTSSPALGSRIDLQRVQTLMEAMGSKLSPGAQQLMNMVKFQQQNCVPVAEQLQAVLGNTGYRRVADLQSSAASGASDKSPSTPFPFRTGLTSGALTEDLNTCVNKSPQPPGGGNTTHLKDYNIVPPNHSLLENDLRNAVSSFLPKKASDISNIPNSELLPFLQNLCSQVNHLRVGHSAKWQESITKAGEGVVGVATGEQPMCSYLEKILTKNMELLEKKLVDAMDQRIRQLQEHVDRKMAVLMDLLQNPPSPSPGTALTQCDSGERLSNGER